The DNA segment CTTTGCCTGTTCTCGTCGCGACCAATTTCTAAAGCTCTGGCCGCGCGGCCTTCCACCAACTCCGGCAACCCGCTGCTTTTAACGCCGCGCCTCTTTACCCAGTTGCATTAGCTTAAGAAACCGGTAATACACGGTCTCCGCATTGAACACCGCAATCATGAAGCCCGCGCGACCGTCCAGAAAGCCGCGCCGCAGCACATACGTGCGCACGAACGCCCACGCGCCGCGCGCGAGCGCCCGGCCAAAACTGCCGCGCTTGCCTGCGGCGTGACGCTGCTGCGCGCCGGCCGTCGAGTAAGCATCGAGCTTGCGCAGCACGGCTTCGAAGTCCTCATACGAGTAATGCATCAGCTTGCCGGTCAGGCGCTGCGCCGGGACGTCGAACACGAGGCGTTCGTGTACGAGATCGTCGGAGAAACGGGCGGCACCCCGCCTGAACAGGCGCGGGATCCAGTCGGGATACCAGCCGCTGTGATGAATCCAGTGACCGCAGAAACTCGATAGACGGTCTACCGCATAAACGTCCGCGGAGGGCGCTGCGATTGCCGCGCGGATCGACGATGCCAGTTCCGGCGACACGATTTCGTCGGCGTCGATCGACAGGATCCAGCTTGTCGAGAGCGCGTTCACCGCGCGGTTCTTTTGCGGGCCGAAGCCGGGCCAGTCGGTCTCTTCGATCACGCGCGCGCCGTGAGCGCGGGCGATCCCGGCGGTGCCATCGGTGCTGCCGCCGTCGATCACGACGATCTGGTCGGCGAAGGCCACGGCCTGCAGGCATTCGGCCAGCCGCGCCGCCGCGTTTCGGGTAATGATGGCGACGCCGAGGGTGGTTTCTTGCATACCTGAGTTGCGCGGAGAAAGGCGGTTGGACGGAACGGGTCGCGCAAGTATACACAGCGGGTCAGGGCACACGTCGCGTCAGGCTCCCCCGTTTGACGCAGTCGGGCTACTGCTCGCAGTCGGCCGC comes from the Paraburkholderia sp. PREW-6R genome and includes:
- a CDS encoding glycosyltransferase family 2 protein; the protein is MQETTLGVAIITRNAAARLAECLQAVAFADQIVVIDGGSTDGTAGIARAHGARVIEETDWPGFGPQKNRAVNALSTSWILSIDADEIVSPELASSIRAAIAAPSADVYAVDRLSSFCGHWIHHSGWYPDWIPRLFRRGAARFSDDLVHERLVFDVPAQRLTGKLMHYSYEDFEAVLRKLDAYSTAGAQQRHAAGKRGSFGRALARGAWAFVRTYVLRRGFLDGRAGFMIAVFNAETVYYRFLKLMQLGKEARR